One segment of Mycolicibacterium baixiangningiae DNA contains the following:
- a CDS encoding TetR/AcrR family transcriptional regulator has protein sequence MAEEVKRQYRSSLRAAQAQETRRSVIAAATRLFVENGYVATTIDAVAEAAGVSRKTVFTAVGGKIELLKLAVDWAVAGDDADVQVSDRDEMRRALGAGDPAEVLHGCAQVMVGVNKRVADLFRALDVAAGAEPEAQTLLTVVREQRLTDARAIARRLRALGLLTGRKAHGEAVDLIFLATDPHPFDVLVRQRGWSTTRYARWLGDALVGQLLTT, from the coding sequence ATGGCTGAGGAAGTCAAGAGGCAGTACCGGTCGAGTCTGCGCGCTGCGCAGGCACAGGAGACCCGGCGCAGTGTCATTGCCGCGGCCACCCGGCTGTTCGTCGAAAACGGGTACGTGGCCACCACGATCGACGCGGTCGCCGAGGCGGCCGGGGTGAGCCGCAAGACGGTGTTCACAGCGGTGGGCGGCAAGATCGAACTGCTCAAACTCGCCGTGGACTGGGCGGTGGCAGGGGACGACGCCGACGTGCAGGTGTCGGATCGCGACGAGATGCGGCGCGCGCTGGGCGCCGGGGACCCCGCGGAAGTGCTGCACGGCTGCGCACAGGTGATGGTGGGGGTAAACAAGCGGGTCGCCGACTTGTTCCGCGCGCTCGACGTGGCTGCGGGCGCCGAGCCCGAGGCGCAGACGCTCCTGACCGTCGTGCGAGAACAGCGGTTGACCGATGCCCGTGCGATCGCGCGGCGATTACGCGCACTGGGTCTACTCACCGGGCGAAAGGCGCACGGTGAGGCGGTGGACCTGATCTTCCTGGCCACCGATCCGCACCCGTTCGACGTCCTGGTGCGACAGCGCGGGTGGTCGACGACCCGTTACGCGCGGTGGCTCGGGGACGCGCTGGTGGGTCAGCTGCTGACGACCTGA